From the Paraburkholderia sp. PREW-6R genome, one window contains:
- a CDS encoding NlpC/P60 family protein has translation MRRLALSLLTVLLLAACAGTPQRTSSRGSGSSVVVANGAYHAPPPGFPNFVDHSIGREEISIQAMSLVGIPYRWGGNTPDSGFDCSGLVRYVVQRAASVNLPRTTADMSGRGESIEPDEIAPGDLIFFNTTGRAHSHVGIYVGKLRFVNAPSTGGTVRLDYLTNPYWAKRFDGIRRVAGPAATPAPFDTPSYQAAVPAPERAAPVAAASAGRLPVAPSPVAQSTITPSPASPSTMVTTAVADKQADPFEPPPPAMSAAQMQAREAGAVSPRTLQGVTTQAGANEVPDGVSSQQASAARTPAAASASATRPDAIDAAADAFEPPPPATVAARQARQAQQAEASGDGAVRVMRASTASRGVVAPTQTNDDPIARFANGNF, from the coding sequence ATGCGCCGACTCGCCCTTTCGCTGCTGACCGTTCTGCTGCTCGCCGCCTGCGCTGGCACGCCGCAGAGAACGTCGTCGCGCGGGTCGGGCTCGTCGGTGGTTGTGGCCAATGGGGCGTACCACGCGCCGCCGCCCGGCTTTCCGAACTTCGTGGATCACAGCATCGGCCGCGAGGAAATCTCGATTCAGGCGATGAGTCTCGTCGGGATTCCATACCGTTGGGGCGGTAATACGCCTGATAGTGGCTTTGATTGCAGCGGCCTCGTCCGGTATGTCGTGCAGCGGGCTGCGTCCGTTAACCTGCCGCGCACTACGGCGGACATGAGCGGTCGCGGCGAATCGATCGAACCAGACGAAATTGCGCCAGGCGACCTGATTTTCTTCAACACGACGGGGCGCGCGCACTCGCACGTCGGCATCTATGTCGGCAAGCTTCGCTTCGTGAACGCGCCGTCGACGGGCGGTACTGTGCGCCTCGATTATCTGACCAATCCGTACTGGGCGAAGCGTTTCGACGGCATTCGCCGCGTGGCCGGTCCGGCCGCAACGCCGGCGCCGTTCGACACGCCGAGCTATCAGGCAGCGGTGCCGGCGCCGGAGCGGGCCGCGCCAGTGGCGGCGGCTTCTGCCGGCCGGCTACCTGTTGCGCCTTCGCCAGTCGCGCAGTCTACGATCACGCCGTCGCCTGCTTCGCCGTCGACCATGGTGACGACGGCGGTGGCGGACAAGCAGGCCGATCCGTTTGAACCGCCTCCGCCGGCCATGAGTGCCGCGCAAATGCAGGCGCGCGAAGCGGGCGCTGTGTCGCCCCGGACGCTGCAGGGGGTGACGACGCAAGCTGGCGCCAATGAAGTGCCCGACGGGGTGTCGTCGCAACAGGCGAGCGCGGCGCGCACGCCCGCGGCGGCGTCGGCGTCGGCGACGAGGCCCGATGCCATCGACGCCGCCGCCGACGCTTTCGAACCACCGCCGCCCGCCACGGTCGCGGCACGTCAGGCGCGACAGGCCCAGCAAGCCGAAGCCAGCGGCGACGGCGCGGTTCGGGTCATGCGCGCGTCGACAGCGTCACGTGGCGTGGTCGCGCCCACGCAAACCAACGACGATCCCATCGCCCGATTCGCGAACGGCAACTTCTGA
- a CDS encoding polysaccharide deacetylase family protein — translation MARIVLKIDVDTLRGTREGVPNLARIFDRFKARATFLFSLGPDHTGWAMRRVLRPGFLKKVSRTSVVEHYGIRQLMYGVLLPGPDIGVKTTAEMRAIHEAGFECGIHTWDHVYWQDNVRAKDHAWTAGQMQKSYDRFVDIFGAPPVTHGAAGWQMNGHAFEQIDAWGMRYASDGRGHSPYLLVVGGRTLNHVQMPTTLPTLDEVLGVDGVDEHSVAAWMLKRTENNPHDQVFTLHAELEGQKLAPIFEQLLEGWRAQGHTFATMGDYYATLDRDTLPSYPLTWGEIPGRSGELIVQP, via the coding sequence TCGACGTCGACACGCTGCGCGGCACTCGCGAAGGCGTGCCGAATCTCGCGCGGATTTTCGACCGCTTCAAGGCGCGCGCCACCTTCCTGTTCAGTCTCGGGCCAGACCACACCGGCTGGGCCATGCGCCGTGTGTTGCGGCCGGGATTCCTGAAGAAGGTGTCGCGCACGTCGGTGGTCGAGCACTACGGCATCAGGCAGTTGATGTACGGCGTGCTGCTGCCCGGACCGGATATCGGCGTGAAGACAACGGCGGAAATGCGCGCGATCCACGAAGCCGGTTTCGAATGCGGGATTCACACGTGGGACCACGTGTACTGGCAGGACAACGTGCGCGCGAAAGATCACGCATGGACGGCCGGTCAGATGCAGAAGAGCTACGACCGCTTCGTGGATATCTTCGGTGCGCCGCCCGTTACGCACGGCGCGGCCGGCTGGCAGATGAACGGCCATGCGTTTGAACAGATCGACGCGTGGGGCATGCGTTACGCGTCCGATGGGCGCGGACATTCGCCGTATCTGCTGGTGGTGGGTGGACGCACGTTGAATCACGTGCAGATGCCTACCACGTTGCCCACGCTCGACGAAGTGCTGGGTGTGGATGGCGTCGACGAACACAGTGTCGCCGCGTGGATGCTCAAGCGCACCGAGAACAATCCGCACGACCAGGTGTTCACGCTGCACGCCGAACTCGAAGGGCAGAAGCTCGCCCCGATCTTCGAACAGCTGCTCGAAGGCTGGCGCGCGCAAGGCCACACGTTTGCGACCATGGGCGATTACTACGCGACGCTAGACCGCGACACGCTGCCATCGTACCCTCTCACGTGGGGCGAAATTCCGGGTCGCTCCGGCGAGTTGATCGTCCAGCCCTGA
- a CDS encoding peroxiredoxin: MPIAVDQPIPDFTAPATGGEITLSKLRGKKVVLYFYPKDNTPGCTTEGLQFRDLYPKFTKAGAEVLGVSRDTLRSHENFKAKLELPFPLISDPEETLCALFNVIKMKKMYGKEVRGIERSTFLIDSEGVLRREWRGVKVPGHVDDILEAVQAL, from the coding sequence GTGCCTATCGCAGTCGACCAACCCATTCCCGACTTCACCGCCCCGGCTACCGGCGGCGAGATCACGCTATCGAAGCTGCGTGGGAAAAAGGTGGTGCTGTATTTCTATCCGAAAGACAACACGCCGGGCTGCACGACCGAAGGTCTGCAATTCCGCGATCTGTATCCGAAGTTCACGAAGGCCGGCGCGGAAGTGCTCGGCGTGTCGCGCGACACCCTGCGCTCGCACGAGAACTTCAAGGCCAAGCTCGAATTGCCGTTCCCTCTGATTTCCGATCCCGAAGAGACGCTGTGCGCGCTCTTTAACGTCATCAAAATGAAGAAAATGTATGGCAAGGAAGTACGTGGTATCGAGCGCTCCACGTTCCTGATCGACTCCGAGGGCGTGTTGCGCCGCGAGTGGCGTGGCGTGAAAGTACCCGGTCATGTCGACGACATTCTCGAGGCTGTACAAGCGCTGTGA
- a CDS encoding PhoH family protein, which produces MPLPTPPSKLGNLLPPDEYKAKAATPARSAKKQAGDGETAESADYGRANVATPMAHAANAATTLRPVPASQRTGASASTGEAAPSRSTSTSGRKSKQTAALLQPVPAARPAVEAEAATVQAEPAVARAPGTGQPSTGTPAAAAPAGTRGTSKKRSAGTQPVEVQKLFVLDTNVLMHDPSCLFRFEEHDVYLPMMTLEELDNHKKGMSEVARNARQVSRTLDALVANAGNMSDGISLARLGSREASGRLYFQTKLTAIEPVEGLPEGKADNQILGVVRALQRDRTDRQVVLVSKDINMRIKAHALGLPAEDYFNDQVLEDSDLLYSGIRALPQDFWTKHAKGMESWQDTKTGTTYYRVTGPLCASMLVNEFVYLEPQNGEPAFHALVRELNGKTALLQTLRDYGHHKNNVWGITARNREQNFALNLLMNPEIDFVTLLGQAGTGKTLVALAAGLAQVLDDKRYNEIIVTRATVPVGEDIGFLPGTEEEKMQPWMGAFDDNLEVLQKTDDAAGEWGRAATQELIRSRLKVKSMNFMRGRTFVDKYLIIDEAQNLTPKQMKTLVTRAGPGTKIICLGNIAQIDTPYLTEGSSGLTYVVDRFKGWAHSGHVTLARGERSRLADYASEIL; this is translated from the coding sequence ATGCCTTTGCCTACTCCCCCCAGCAAGCTCGGCAACCTGTTGCCGCCTGACGAATACAAGGCCAAAGCCGCCACTCCCGCGCGCTCCGCGAAGAAACAGGCCGGCGATGGGGAAACTGCAGAGTCGGCCGATTATGGCCGCGCGAACGTCGCCACGCCGATGGCGCACGCCGCCAATGCCGCGACGACCTTGCGGCCGGTGCCGGCATCTCAGCGTACAGGCGCGTCGGCGTCGACGGGCGAGGCTGCGCCGTCGCGTAGCACGTCCACATCCGGTCGAAAATCGAAGCAGACCGCCGCGTTGCTGCAACCGGTTCCCGCCGCGCGCCCCGCGGTCGAAGCCGAAGCGGCAACCGTTCAGGCCGAGCCGGCCGTTGCGCGTGCGCCGGGCACGGGCCAGCCGTCGACGGGCACGCCTGCCGCCGCTGCGCCTGCGGGCACGCGCGGCACCAGCAAGAAACGGAGTGCCGGCACGCAACCGGTCGAAGTCCAGAAGCTATTCGTGCTCGACACGAACGTGCTGATGCACGATCCGAGCTGCCTGTTCCGGTTCGAGGAACACGACGTCTATCTGCCCATGATGACGCTGGAGGAGCTCGACAACCACAAGAAAGGCATGTCGGAAGTCGCGCGTAATGCGCGTCAGGTGAGCCGCACGCTGGACGCGCTCGTCGCCAACGCCGGCAACATGTCGGACGGCATTTCACTTGCCCGCCTCGGCAGCCGCGAAGCGTCCGGGCGCCTGTATTTCCAGACCAAGCTGACGGCGATCGAGCCGGTGGAAGGCCTGCCCGAAGGCAAGGCGGACAACCAGATTCTCGGCGTCGTGCGCGCGTTGCAACGCGACCGCACGGATCGCCAGGTCGTGCTGGTGTCGAAAGACATCAACATGCGAATCAAGGCGCATGCGCTCGGCCTGCCCGCCGAAGATTACTTCAACGACCAGGTGCTCGAAGACAGCGATCTGCTGTACTCGGGCATCCGCGCGCTGCCCCAAGATTTCTGGACCAAGCACGCGAAAGGCATGGAAAGCTGGCAGGACACCAAAACCGGCACCACGTATTACCGCGTCACGGGGCCCCTGTGCGCGTCGATGCTGGTCAACGAGTTCGTCTATCTCGAGCCGCAGAACGGCGAACCGGCGTTTCATGCGCTGGTGCGCGAGCTGAACGGCAAGACTGCGCTGCTGCAAACCTTGCGCGACTATGGTCACCACAAAAACAATGTGTGGGGTATCACGGCGCGCAACCGCGAGCAGAACTTCGCGCTGAACCTGTTGATGAACCCGGAGATCGACTTCGTCACGCTGCTCGGTCAGGCCGGCACCGGCAAGACGCTCGTCGCGCTCGCGGCGGGCCTGGCGCAGGTGCTGGACGACAAGCGCTACAACGAAATCATCGTGACGCGCGCAACCGTGCCGGTCGGCGAAGACATCGGCTTTCTGCCGGGTACGGAAGAGGAAAAAATGCAGCCGTGGATGGGCGCATTCGACGACAACCTCGAAGTCCTGCAAAAAACCGACGACGCCGCGGGCGAATGGGGCCGTGCGGCCACACAGGAGCTGATCCGTTCGCGCCTGAAGGTCAAGAGCATGAACTTCATGCGCGGGCGCACTTTCGTGGACAAGTACCTGATCATCGACGAGGCACAGAACCTGACGCCGAAGCAGATGAAGACCTTGGTCACGCGGGCGGGTCCTGGCACGAAGATCATCTGTCTGGGCAATATTGCGCAGATCGACACGCCTTATCTGACGGAAGGCAGCTCGGGCCTGACTTATGTCGTCGACCGCTTCAAGGGCTGGGCGCACAGCGGACACGTCACCCTGGCAAGGGGCGAACGCTCACGCCTTGCCGACTATGCGTCGGAAATCCTCTGA
- a CDS encoding DUF47 domain-containing protein: MFGRFMPTEGKFFEIFDAHAKCIVSASRELELLIDNLPEAETHKQNVQKAEKAADKLTHETIDLLHKTFITPLDRDEIHKLITTMDDILDLMEDVATAISLYDVQTVTSEASQLAHICTATSERVQFAVSLLSDMKQASQILKACEDIDRLESEADRVLRSAMSKLFREEDNVKTLIKLKAIYELLETITDKCEDVANIIEGIVLENA; encoded by the coding sequence ATGTTCGGTCGATTCATGCCCACCGAGGGCAAGTTTTTTGAAATCTTTGATGCGCACGCGAAGTGCATCGTGTCGGCAAGCCGTGAACTGGAACTGCTGATCGACAATCTGCCAGAAGCCGAGACTCACAAGCAAAACGTACAGAAGGCCGAGAAGGCCGCAGACAAGCTCACGCACGAAACCATCGACCTGCTGCACAAGACTTTCATCACGCCGCTCGACCGCGACGAAATCCACAAACTGATCACCACGATGGACGACATCCTCGACCTGATGGAGGACGTCGCCACCGCCATTTCACTGTACGACGTGCAGACCGTGACCTCCGAGGCGAGTCAGCTCGCTCATATCTGTACGGCCACTTCCGAGCGTGTGCAGTTCGCAGTCAGCCTGCTGTCCGACATGAAGCAGGCAAGCCAGATTCTCAAGGCATGCGAGGACATAGACCGGCTGGAGTCGGAAGCCGACCGCGTTCTGCGCTCGGCGATGTCGAAGCTGTTCCGCGAAGAAGACAACGTCAAGACCCTGATCAAGCTGAAAGCCATCTACGAACTGCTCGAAACGATCACGGACAAGTGTGAAGATGTAGCCAACATCATCGAAGGCATCGTGCTGGAAAACGCATAA
- a CDS encoding SDR family oxidoreductase, which yields MELGLKDKVVLVTGGSKGIGLACARAFALEGAKVAIVSRDPANLARAYEQLKQEGLHVHRTRADLHEPHSAADIVEEVSTAVGPIDVLVNSAGAARRYDPETLDADAFRATMEAKYFPYIYPQQEVLRRMAERAKADKSGEPGTIVNIIGMGGKIASDIHIAGGAANAALMLATVGLAHYYARYGIRINAINPGATLTERVEEAAKLEATQQGISGAEALARGQAKVPLGRYAKPEEIADVALFLASRRASYVTGAIVPMDGGSAPLI from the coding sequence ATGGAACTTGGGCTGAAAGATAAAGTGGTGCTGGTTACGGGCGGCAGCAAGGGAATCGGGCTCGCATGCGCCCGCGCGTTTGCGCTGGAAGGCGCAAAAGTCGCGATCGTTTCACGCGACCCCGCCAATCTCGCCCGCGCCTACGAGCAATTGAAGCAGGAAGGTCTGCACGTGCATCGGACCCGGGCCGACCTGCACGAGCCCCACAGCGCCGCGGACATCGTCGAAGAAGTCAGCACCGCTGTGGGACCGATCGACGTGCTCGTCAACAGCGCGGGTGCGGCGCGCCGCTACGATCCCGAGACGCTCGACGCCGACGCGTTTCGCGCGACGATGGAAGCGAAGTATTTCCCCTACATCTACCCGCAGCAGGAAGTGTTGCGGCGCATGGCGGAGCGCGCGAAAGCGGACAAAAGCGGCGAGCCGGGCACGATCGTCAACATCATCGGCATGGGCGGCAAGATCGCAAGCGACATCCATATTGCCGGCGGCGCCGCGAATGCCGCGCTGATGCTCGCTACGGTTGGACTCGCGCACTACTACGCACGCTACGGGATCCGTATCAACGCGATCAATCCGGGGGCGACACTGACCGAGCGCGTTGAAGAAGCCGCGAAACTCGAAGCGACGCAGCAAGGCATATCAGGCGCGGAGGCACTTGCGCGCGGGCAGGCCAAGGTTCCCCTCGGACGCTATGCGAAGCCGGAGGAGATTGCCGACGTCGCACTATTTCTGGCAAGCCGCCGCGCGAGCTACGTGACGGGCGCAATCGTCCCGATGGATGGCGGTAGCGCGCCGTTGATCTGA
- a CDS encoding inorganic phosphate transporter produces MQSIQLAIWVVAGLVAVALIFDFMNGFHDAANSIATVVSTGVLKPQQAVAFAAAFNVVAYFVFHLKVAATVGKGTIDPNIVDHYVIFGALVGAIGWNIITWHYGIPSSSSHALIGGLVGAALAKSGWGSLNLDGLMKTVAFIFISPLLGFVLGSFFMLAVSWLYFRTPPSKVDRRFRRLQLVSAGLYSLGHGGNDAQKTIGIIWMLLIATGYASSIADAPPLWVIGGCYLSMGIGTLFGGWRIVRTMGQKITKLKPVGGFCAESGGAITLFTASWLGIPVSTTHTITGAIVGVGATQKLSAVRWGVAGNIVWAWILTIPASAVLSGVAWWLGHRFL; encoded by the coding sequence ATGCAATCGATACAACTTGCAATCTGGGTCGTGGCCGGCCTGGTCGCCGTCGCGCTGATTTTCGATTTCATGAACGGTTTTCACGACGCGGCGAATTCGATTGCCACGGTCGTCTCGACGGGCGTGCTGAAGCCGCAACAGGCGGTCGCGTTTGCGGCGGCATTCAACGTGGTCGCGTATTTCGTGTTTCACCTGAAAGTCGCCGCGACCGTCGGCAAGGGCACGATCGATCCGAACATCGTCGACCATTACGTAATCTTCGGCGCACTGGTCGGCGCAATCGGCTGGAACATCATCACGTGGCATTACGGTATTCCGTCCAGCTCGTCGCACGCGCTCATTGGCGGACTGGTGGGCGCGGCGCTTGCCAAGTCGGGCTGGGGTTCGCTCAACCTCGACGGGTTGATGAAGACCGTGGCCTTCATTTTCATCTCGCCGCTGCTCGGATTCGTGCTCGGTTCGTTCTTCATGCTGGCGGTGTCGTGGCTTTATTTCCGTACGCCGCCTAGCAAGGTGGATCGGCGTTTCCGCCGGTTGCAGCTGGTGTCCGCCGGACTCTACAGCCTGGGTCACGGTGGCAACGACGCGCAAAAAACCATTGGCATTATCTGGATGCTGCTGATCGCGACGGGCTATGCATCGTCGATCGCGGACGCGCCGCCGCTGTGGGTGATCGGCGGCTGCTATCTGTCGATGGGCATCGGCACGTTGTTCGGCGGTTGGCGAATCGTGCGCACCATGGGGCAAAAAATTACCAAGCTCAAGCCGGTCGGCGGCTTTTGTGCCGAGTCGGGCGGGGCGATCACGCTTTTCACGGCGTCATGGCTCGGCATTCCGGTTTCAACCACACACACGATCACGGGCGCAATCGTCGGTGTCGGCGCCACGCAGAAGTTGAGCGCAGTGCGCTGGGGTGTGGCCGGCAATATCGTCTGGGCATGGATTCTGACGATTCCGGCCTCTGCGGTGCTGTCTGGCGTGGCATGGTGGCTTGGCCACCGCTTCCTGTAA